The Streptomyces sp. NBC_01363 region CCCTGAGCAGCCCGCCCGAGACGCTCGGCCGGTCCTTCGGCGTGCACCGGGCGATGGACACCACGGGCGCACTGCTCGGCCCGCTCGCCGCGTTCGCCCTGCTCTGGGCGACCGCCGACGCCTACGACGCGGTGTTCGTGGTCAGCTTCTGCGTCGGCCTGCTCGGGGTGCTGCTCCTCGTCCTGTACGTCCCCGGGCACCAGCCGGCACCACCGCCCCTGATCCCGGCCCCCCGCAGGCGCAAGGCGTTCGGGGCGCTCCGCGACCCCGCCTTCCGGCGTATCCTCGCCGCCGCCTCCCTGCTCGGCGCCGCCACCGTCGGCGACGCCTTCGTCTACCTCCTGCTCCAGCGCCGGCTCGACCTCCCCATCAGCTGGTTCCCGCTGCTGCCGCTCGGCGCCGCGGCGTGCTACCTGCTGCTGGCGGTCCCGGCGGGCCGGATCGCCGACCGGGTCGGCCGACGGCTGCCGTTCCTGTACGGACACCTCGCGCTGCTCGGCGTGTACGCCACGCTCCTCGCCCCCATCGGGGGCCCGGCCCTGCTGCTCCTGGTGCCCGTCCTCGCGCTGCTCGGCGTCTTCTACGCCACCACCGACGGCGTGCTGATGGCCCTCGCCGGACCCGTGCTGCCCGCCGACGGCAGGGCGGGCGGACTGGCCGTGCTCCAGACCGGCCAGGCGCTGGCCCGGATGCTCGCCGCGGCGGGCTTCGGCGCCGCCTGGACCCTGTGGGGGCCGGACCCCGCGCTGTGGGCTGCGGTCTCCGCCCTGCTCGTCGCCCTCGCGGGCGGCTGGGCGCTGCTGCCCCGCAATCCCTCCGGC contains the following coding sequences:
- a CDS encoding MFS transporter, whose translation is MYLATTGRRDTPAPPRTVGAGRRVPGTVLALGTVSLVTDISSEMVTAVLPLYLVLGLGLSPLQFGFLDGLFNGAAAVVRLLGGYAADRGRGHKRVAGLGYALSALSRIGLLLAGGATAGIAAALATDRVGKGIRTAPRDALITLSSPPETLGRSFGVHRAMDTTGALLGPLAAFALLWATADAYDAVFVVSFCVGLLGVLLLVLYVPGHQPAPPPLIPAPRRRKAFGALRDPAFRRILAAASLLGAATVGDAFVYLLLQRRLDLPISWFPLLPLGAAACYLLLAVPAGRIADRVGRRLPFLYGHLALLGVYATLLAPIGGPALLLLVPVLALLGVFYATTDGVLMALAGPVLPADGRAGGLAVLQTGQALARMLAAAGFGAAWTLWGPDPALWAAVSALLVALAGGWALLPRNPSGTPAPGEPGAQIPERRTA